A single genomic interval of Helianthus annuus cultivar XRQ/B chromosome 6, HanXRQr2.0-SUNRISE, whole genome shotgun sequence harbors:
- the LOC110945022 gene encoding uncharacterized protein LOC110945022, translating into MSLGKRKLVRKRRNLTPIPIIDLTTDDDNEFADIIDQHLKGVSKDYLDHGDQIIVCRTCSAKLWKAEADRGEQKRNKPNYFLCCSYGKVLLPDFKQPPEILKDLYVGVSAKSKFFLKNIRRYNSMFSFTSMGGRIDKTINRGNAPYVFRLSGQNYHTIGSLLPEDGNEPKFSQLYIYDTDNEIFNRQNAVGGSNTSFTITESAFDVQIIEELTLMLDTNNALVKIYRQARNCLNENPYIDLKLCLIGKRSKDGRTYNLPEASEVAALVIGDLTQAVENRDIVVKRRSGRIERISELHPSYLSLQYPLLFPYGEDMYRVDILHRGLNPDTNSKRPMCTMREFFAYRLQDRVDKFSLIHNAKRLFQQFVVDAYTMIESERLFYIRRQQTHLRSETVQNIQNASNAGKKDMSKIGTRIFIPSSFTGGSRYMMQNYLDAMSLCKWFGYPDFFITITCNPKWSEVQRFLKDTTIRPEDRPDILCQIFKIKLDSITKELKEGKLLGRVNSVVYTVEFQKRGLPHAHICVFMHSNSKILSVDQLDPIISAEIPDIAEDPELYKLVADYMIHGPCGPLNMNCPCMIDRKCSKKFPKKFVNETCLDKKGFPVYRRRDSGLSVVKSLVNVDNRYVVPYSKVLLKRYQAHINVEWCNQVGSIKY; encoded by the exons ATGTCATTAGGAAAGCGTAAATTAGTAAGAAAACGACGAAACTTAACACCTATACCTATTATTGATTTGACAACAGATGATGATAACGAGTTTGCTGATATCATTGATCAACATTTAAAAGGTGTTTCAAAAG ACTACTTGGATCATGGTGACCAGATAATCGTGTGTCGAACGTGTAGCGCAAAACTATGGAAAGCAGAGGCGGATAGGGGAGAACAGAAGCGAAATAAACCTAACTATTTCCTTTGCTGTTCATACGGTAAAGTTTTGTTACCTGATTTTAAGCAGCCTCCTGAAATTTTGAAAGATCTATATGTTGGCGTCAGTGCGAAGAGCAAATTCTTTTTAAAAAACATTCGGCGTTATAATTCTATGTTCTCATTTACATCTATGGGAGGAAGGATTGACAAAACTATCAACCGTGGAAATGCACCTTATGTGTTTCGATTAAGTGGTCAAAATTATCATACTATTGGGAGTCTATTACCTGAAGATGGAAATGAGCCAAAATTCAGCCAGTTGTATATATACGACACAGATAATGAAATATTTAATCGACAAAATGCTGttgg GGGCTCAAACACTTCTTTTACAATAACTGAGTCAGCTTTTGATGTTCAGATCATTGAGGAACTTACACTTATGTTAGACACTAACAACGCTTTGGTTAAAATTTATCGACAAGCTAGAAATTGTTTAAATGAAAACCCTTACATCGACTTGAAGCTTTGTCTAATTGGTAAAAGATCCAAAGATGGTAGGACATATAACCTTCCTGAAGCTTCTGAAGTTGCTGCATTAGTTATTGGAGATCTGACTCAAGCTGTTGAAAATCGTGATATAGTAGTGAAAAGAAGATCTGGTCGGATTGAGCGCATAAGTGAATTACATCCTTCTTATCTTTCTCTACAATACCCTCTTCTATTTCCATACGGAGAAGATATGTACAGGGTTGACATTCTTCATAGAGGTCTCAATCCAGACACGAACAGCAAACGTCCAATGTGTACTATGCGTGAGTTCTTTGCTTATAGATTACAAGATCGTGTCGATAAGTTTTCTTTGATTCATAATGCAAAAAGACTTTTCCAACAATTTGTTGTTGATGCTTACACTATGATTGAGAGTGAAAGGTTGTTTTACATACGGCGACAACAAACTCATTTGAGGTCTGAAACTGTTCAGAATATTCAGAATGCAAGTAATGCTGGAAAAAAAGATATGTCAAAAATTGGAACACGTATCTTTATTCCATCTTCCTTTACTGGCGGTTCTCGATATATGATGCAAAATTACTTAGATGCAATGTCTTTGTGCAAATGGTTTGGGTATCCAGATTTTTTCATCACTATTACGTGTAATCCAAAATGGTCGGAGGTGCAAAGATTTTTAAAAGATACGACGATAAGGCCTGAAGATAGACCGGACATTTTGTGTCAAATTTTCAAGATAAAACTAGATTCCATaacaaaagaattgaaagaaggcAAGTTGCTCGGTAGAGTTAATTCTG TTGTCTATACTGTTGAGTTTCAAAAACGCGGACTTCCTCATGCACACATATGTGTATTCATGCATTCTAACAGCAAGATTCTATCTGTTGACCAACTAGATCCAATCATTTCTGCCGAAATTCCAGACATAGCCGAGGATCCAGAGTTATATAAACTTGTGGCAGACTACATGATTCATGGTCCGTGTGGTCCTCTCAATATGAATTGTCCTTGCATGATCGATCGTAAGTGTTCCAAGAAGTTTCCTAAGAAATTTGTTAACGAAACATGTTTGGATAAAAAAGGATTTCCAGTTTATCGTAGAAGGGATTCTGGCCTATCTGTTGTTAAATCACTTGTGAACGTAGACAATAGATATGTTGTTCCATATAGTAAAGTGTTGTTAAAAAGATACCAGGCGCATATTAACGTTGAATGGTGCAATCAAGTTGGTTCTATCAAATATTAG
- the LOC110864173 gene encoding ATP-dependent DNA helicase PIF1-like, protein MLIRPDNVYPPDVLNGLKVSGMPNHKLVLKVGVPIMLLRNLDQKNGLCNGTRLQVVKLGDRIIEAKVISGNNIGTRTFIPRINLSPSDKRIPFKLQRRQFPIVVCFAMTINKSQGQSLSKVGLFLKQPVFTHGQLYVAVSRVKSMDGLRMLILDVEGNVINKTTNVVYKEIFSNL, encoded by the exons atgttaatccgtccagac AATGTTTACCCCCCCGATGTTCTAAATGGTCTTAAAGTTTCAGGAATGCCGAATCATAAGTTGGTTTTAAAAGTTGGTGTTCCTATCATGCTGTTGCGTAACCTTGATCAGAAAAACGGTCTGTGCAATGGTACGAGATTACAAGTCGTAAAACTTGGTGATCGGATTATTGAAGCAAAAGTGATTTCTGGTAATAATATTGGTACTAGAACTTTTATACCAAGGATAAATCTTTCCCCCTCTGACAAACGAATACCTTTCAAGCTTCAAAGAAGGCAATTCCCGATAGTTGTGTGTTTTGCAATGACGATAAATAAAAGTCAGGGACAGTCGTTATCTAAGGTTGGTTTGTTTCTAAAGCAGCCTGTTTTCACTCACGGACAACTATATGTTGCAGTTTCAAGAGTCAAAAGCATGGATGGTTTAAGGATGTTAATATTAGATGTTGAGGGGAACGTTATTAATAAGACTACAAATGTTGTATACAAAGAGATATTCTCAAATTTATAG